One genomic region from Scylla paramamosain isolate STU-SP2022 unplaced genomic scaffold, ASM3559412v1 Contig47, whole genome shotgun sequence encodes:
- the LOC135098139 gene encoding uncharacterized protein LOC135098139 isoform X2, producing MEQANKHFILRTAERISFRFDIYLGDAGGKRSRADHEDVNVEKMSEPAKKKLIFSDDDMSPLPASPPPDAPSGQESQQQQPTSQSIPPPQESLMPPPTEAQPQRSDESTVGGKEGQEVKKKSQENRKKKNIPPNTPEDDSTPKLPVAPAAPRKKLVPRVIKTTPVIDSDDDDLFAFNSQMF from the exons atggagcaagctAACAAACATTTCATCTTGAGAACTGCGG aacgcatctctttccgctttgatatctatctgggcgatgctgggggtaagcgaagccgtgctgaccatgaggatgtcaatgtggagaaaatgtcagaacctgcaaagaagaaattgatctttagtgatgacgacatgtcgccactgccggccagcccacctcctgacgctccatcaggacaggagtcgcaacagcagcagccgacATCGCAGTCGATTCCGCCACCTCAGGAGTCGCTGATGCCACCTCCGACCGAAGCACAGCCGCAACGGTCAGATGAGTCGACAGTAGGCGGcaaagagggtcaggaggtgaagaagaagtcgcaggaaaacagaaaaaaaaaaaatattccccctaacacgccagaggacgacagcacaccaaaactccccgttgctccagccgcccctcgtaagaagctggttcctagagttattaaaactacgcccgtcattgacagcgatgacgatgatctcttcgccttcaattcgcaaatgttttga